In the genome of Planctomycetia bacterium, the window CAATGGTGAACTAGTCGTCGCTGGCGATCTCCTGTTCTTCGTCGCACAGACATCGCCAAGCGTGTACCAAATCTGGCAGTCCGATGGCACCGCTGCTGGCACTCACGTTGCGATGATTGATGGCCAACCGAACGCTTTCTACTGGACATCAAACTTGGTCTCAATGGGCGGAGACCTCTACTTCGCGGCCGACGATGTAACTCACGGGGGAGAGCTTTGGAAGGCGAACAGCTCAGGGCTTCAAATCTTGGAAGAACGCTTCGATAGCGCCATCCAATTCCCCGCCTATGCCGCGTTGCTTCACGCCACTCAGAATTACATTTACTTCACGGCGTATGCGAATCCACCGAACACGCAAAACCTTCAATTGATTCGAAGCGATGGTGCACCTGGCGGGGACGTCGTTTTGGCAGAGTTAACGTCTCCGGTTGCCAAGGTTTTGGGAGAAGAGGAGCGGCTCTTTTTCGCGACCGAAAGCCGGGTCGTCTGGTTTAGTCGCGGCTCAGACCGCGATGCGACGAGGATTCTGGCAAGCGATTCACTTGGTTCATTCGCCTGGCTGAATGGAAACGCTATTATTCCGCATAGCGGTGCGATTTGGGTGAGCGATGGCACGCTGGATGGCACACAACGTATCACTGGGTTTGATTTCTCTCCGAATCAGACACAGTATCCCCGCCTTCTGGCAACTGAATCCGCCGTCTACTTCTCAGTCGACACGCTTACCTACGGCGAAGAACTTTGGCAGACGGACGGGACGTTGGCGGGAACACACATTGTCGTGAATGCGGAGCCCAGCAACCGGCCCTCGGAGCCCTGGTACTTCGCGACGACCGAATCTGCAATGTATTTTTTGGCGCAGGATGTGACTGACCTGGCGATTTGGAGTCTGAGCAAAGAAACAGGTCTACCGACTCGGCTGGCTCGCTTTGCTCCGGGGTGGATCAATGGCTGTCGCGGGCTTGAAAGCGTGCATCCCGATTCGTTCACTGAGGCGGGCGAAACCATCACTTACTATGCGCCGGAGTTCGGCAGATATATCGCTCGTACGGACGGCTCGTCCGAAGGAACGATGGTGCTCCGCGACTTCGGCGCGCAAAAGTTCACGGGAAATCAACGCCGCTTGACCGAAATGGTCACGCTGGGCGACCTGCTGATCTTCGACGGGTATGACGACGAGCATGGTTCCGAGCCATGGGTAAGTGACGGCACGCCGGAAGGAACGCGATTGCTCGTCGACTCTGCGCCAGGCAACAGCTTTTTCGCGAACCCTCGGGGCTTCACGCGCATCGGCGACTACGTCTACTTTTTCGCCTCTGGTCAACTGAATGGACCGTTGGCGCTTTGGCGAACTGACGGCACGCGCGAAGGCACCACAATCTTCGCGGATCTGCCGGGGGAAAGCGGACCGCAGGATATTCAGGTGATCAATGATCGGATTGTTTTCTCGGCATTTCGCTCTGGACAGACTGTAAAGCTGTGGACAACTGACGGGACTCCTGAAGGCACGATGATCTTCAAGGAGTTGCTGGGCAACACTTCCCTTTCACCGCCGTCCAAGCTTTTCAAAATTGGCGAGTTGGCCTACTTCCACGCCCAGGGAAGGTTATGGCGCACCGATGGTACGAGTGACGGCACATTTTCGATCCTCGAAGCAATGGCCAACGGCCTGTTCGTCGAGTCGAATGGGCAATTGGCGTTTGCGAGTTCGGCGGCTGCCCCGGTGGGTACCGATTTTTGGTTGTCGGACGGTTCAAGTGCCGGAACTCGACCTGTGGACGTTGGTGAGTTTCCAATTGGGACGTCCCGGCCAGTGAGTATGCCCGGAGGAATTGCATTTTCGGCGCAAGCGACAGCCGACGGTCCGTCATACCTTTGGTCGTCGGACGGTACTTTGCAAGGGACTCGTCAACTTTCCGAAGTACCGTTTCACGGGTCGTTGTGGTCCAACCGCTTACACACGTGGGACGGCGACATCTATTTCCAAGGCAGCGGCGACGACGCCCAGGGAGAGTTGAGGCGGTATCGAGTTTCGAGCGGCGACACCAACTTCGATGGCGAGGTCAACATCACCGACCTCAACAACGTCCGGAACAACTTTGGCGGGCAAGGTCTGGGGGATACTGACGGCGATGGCGACGTGGACATCTCCGACCTGAACGCCGTGCGCAATAACTTCGGCGCCGGGGGGCCCTCCCCTGCCCCGTTGTCGCGCGCTGCTCGTGTCGATGGCGTTGCGTCGGCCCGTATCGATACGGCGTTGAGCCTCACGACGATCGCTCCGTCGGCGGCGGACAACTGGCAAGACGCGTTGTTCCGCTCGCACGCGGAGACGATGTTCTTTGCGGAGTCGACCGGGTCTAACGTCCAAAGTCGGCGGCTGAAAGCGGTCGATCGGTGGTTCGCGCGGATGTAGCAAGATCGAATCGCTCCCCCCTGCCCTGCCGAACGTTCGACGTGTGTGGCGATCCGCGCTAATCCTTTCGGGAACGTCCCGGTTTTGGCACGGACTTTCGACCGTGTCGTGGGGCGATCGTATGTCGCGGCTTGCCAGCAGTGAAGACCTGCGGTCGAGCGGGTGGCACGGTCGGGAGACCGTGCCACAACTAGGGACCGTGCCACAACTAGAGACCGTGCCACAACTAGAGACCGTGCCACAACTAGGGTCGGGAGACCGTGCTACGACTAGATTCGTGATTGGGCCGGCGGTCTGGCGGCGTGTTCTTCGGATTAGGTCAACTTTTCGGGCGGAAACGCCGATGCTTGACACTATGCGTATCGCGCTGCGCGCTTAGTCCTCTCGGCGGAATATGGGCAACGATCTTCGCAAAGCCGCCGTGTTGTTGATGAGCCTGCCGCAGGAGGAAGCGGCGCAGGTGATGGGCAAGCTGTTGCCCAAGCAAGTCGAGGCGGTCTCGATTGAGATTGCCAAGCTCGGGAGCGTCACCGGCGACGAACAGGCCTCGGTCATCAACGAGTTCGCCAACGCGGGAACCGGCATGATGTCGGCCGGCTCGGGCGGCCTGGATGTGGCGAAATCGCTCGTCGAAAAGGCCCTTGGCAAGAACGCCGGTAGCACGCTGGACAACATGCGCCAGCAGATCGAGGCGGTGCCCTTCGGCTTTCTGCATAAGGTGGACAGCCAGAACCTGCTCACGTTTATTGTTGACGAACACCCGCAAACCATCGCGCTGATCCTCGCGCATCTGCCGGCGACGTTGGCGGCGAGCATCCTGGGCGGCCTGCCGAGCGAGCGCCAACTGGCCGTCGTGCGGCGCGTGGCGAACATGGGGCAGACGAACCCGGAGATTATCAAAGAGGTCGAGCAAGGGCTATCGAGCCGGATGTCGAGCATCATGAGCCAGCAATTCGAGAAGGCCGGCGGCGTGCCGCAGGTGGCTCAGGTGCTGAACGTCATCGATCGCGCCACGGAAAGGGCGCTGCTCGAAAACCTGGCTCAGGAAGACCCGGAGCTGGTGGAAGAAATTCGGCGGCTGATGTTTGTGTTCGAGGACATCAACAAGCTGGCCAATAAGGATCTGCAGACGATTCTCAAGAACGTCGAGACCTCGCAATGGGCCTTGGCACTGAAGGGCGCCAGCGAGGAACTACGGACGCGGATCCTGGGCAACATGTCGGAGCGCGCCGCGGCCGGGCTCAAGGAAGAAATCGAGTTCCTGGGGGCCGTCAAACGCTCCGCTGTGGAGCAGATGCAGCAGCAGATCGTGGACGTCGTGCGCAAACTCCAGGACGCTGGCGAAATCACGGTCAATGCGAACGAGGCGGATGAGCCGTTGGTGCAGTAGGGGAGGAGGAAAGTAGGTGGAGTAGGAAGTAGGTGGAGTAGTAAGTAGGTGCAGTAGGAAGTAGGTGCAGTAGGAAGTAGGTGGAGTAGGAAGTAGGTGGAGTAGGTAGTAGGTGAAGTAGGGAGAAGGTGGAGTAGTTTGCGCGTTTTGTTATCCGCGGTTTGGGCGGATGCGCCGTGCGTATGCTTCGAGCATTCGATCAACCTCGTCGGCTGCATTGAGCAATGTGGTCGTGTCGCCGTAGGAGAGGTCACGGGCGAGCATCAGGAAGTACTTGGATTCGGCGAGCGAGCCTTGCGCGATATTGTAGAATCGCGCCTTCTCGGCCAGACCGCGCCGCCGGAATCCTTCCACGATATTCGCAGGCACCGATACCGAGGCCCTGCGGAGTTGCTGCGTCAAACCGTAAAGTTCGGACTTCGGAAAATCGGCGGTAGCGCGATATATTCCCAGCACCCAAGTGTGCGCTCGTTGCCAAACGACGAGGTCTTCAAAGCTACGAGATCGTTCAACGTCAGCCATGCGAGTCTTCCTCGTATTCACTACTTCACCTACTAACTACTTTCCTACTCCGCCTACTTTCCACCCCAAACGACCACGGCCGGCGATCGTTTGCACGATGCCGGCCGTGATCTTTGAATCAAACCCCTCGCGGAAGTGCGACGGTGGAGTCGCTGCGAGAATGGTGGTAATCGGACAGTGCTAGGCACTTGTCGTTAGTTGATTACGACCAACGCAAAAAAGTAGGTCCCTCCGACGGAATTCTGCGCGAGAGGCTTGTTCGTAATAGGTGACGTTGAAGTCACCCGTAACATCGGCAGTCGCGGCCGGGTTCATTCACAATTCCCCGACGACTTCCCACCGATGTATCAGACTGCAACCCGATGCCGCAATTATAGCGTGCGATTCCTGGTTGGCTGCGGTTCG includes:
- a CDS encoding four helix bundle protein, with translation MADVERSRSFEDLVVWQRAHTWVLGIYRATADFPKSELYGLTQQLRRASVSVPANIVEGFRRRGLAEKARFYNIAQGSLAESKYFLMLARDLSYGDTTTLLNAADEVDRMLEAYARRIRPNRG
- the fliG gene encoding flagellar motor switch protein FliG, translated to MGNDLRKAAVLLMSLPQEEAAQVMGKLLPKQVEAVSIEIAKLGSVTGDEQASVINEFANAGTGMMSAGSGGLDVAKSLVEKALGKNAGSTLDNMRQQIEAVPFGFLHKVDSQNLLTFIVDEHPQTIALILAHLPATLAASILGGLPSERQLAVVRRVANMGQTNPEIIKEVEQGLSSRMSSIMSQQFEKAGGVPQVAQVLNVIDRATERALLENLAQEDPELVEEIRRLMFVFEDINKLANKDLQTILKNVETSQWALALKGASEELRTRILGNMSERAAAGLKEEIEFLGAVKRSAVEQMQQQIVDVVRKLQDAGEITVNANEADEPLVQ